A portion of the Brevinematia bacterium genome contains these proteins:
- a CDS encoding sigma-54 dependent transcriptional regulator: protein MMESFVKNSRENIKALMRTLGIVGESEAIIDTFTKAMNIAKSDSVVLITGETGVGKELFAEAIHKLSPRKEYPFVRINCAAIPETLLESELFGYEKGAFTGANKRKIGLFEIANRGTLFLDEIGEISLSVQIKLLRAIEERKIIRLGGLEYIPIDSRVITATNRNLLEEVNKRNFREDLFFRINVVSLYIPPLRDRKEDILPLFYHFLEKFSKKNNKTITRVDEDYLEFLLNYSFPGNVRELSNFVERAVVLSENGVISLDSIHDYVINYIPKRDIERTEKEVIMSALVKNNFNISKTSRLLGIHRNTLTRKIKKYGILLKRR, encoded by the coding sequence ATGATGGAAAGTTTTGTAAAAAATTCAAGAGAGAACATAAAAGCGTTAATGAGAACTTTAGGTATAGTCGGCGAATCTGAAGCTATAATTGACACCTTCACGAAAGCAATGAACATTGCCAAGAGTGACTCAGTAGTCCTAATAACAGGAGAAACAGGGGTAGGAAAGGAACTTTTTGCAGAAGCTATTCACAAACTAAGCCCCAGAAAAGAATACCCTTTTGTAAGAATAAACTGTGCTGCAATCCCTGAAACTCTTCTTGAAAGCGAACTTTTTGGATACGAAAAAGGTGCCTTCACAGGAGCAAACAAAAGGAAGATAGGACTTTTTGAAATTGCCAACAGAGGAACTCTATTTCTAGACGAGATCGGAGAAATATCACTATCCGTGCAAATAAAACTCCTAAGAGCTATAGAAGAGAGAAAAATAATAAGGCTAGGAGGACTAGAGTATATACCAATAGATTCAAGAGTCATAACCGCAACAAACAGAAATTTACTTGAGGAAGTGAACAAAAGAAATTTCAGAGAGGATCTATTCTTCAGAATAAATGTCGTCTCCCTCTATATACCTCCCTTGAGAGATAGAAAAGAGGACATACTTCCTCTTTTTTACCACTTCCTAGAAAAATTTTCAAAGAAAAACAATAAAACAATAACAAGAGTAGATGAAGATTACTTAGAGTTCCTTCTTAACTATTCTTTCCCCGGAAATGTAAGAGAACTCTCAAACTTTGTTGAAAGAGCCGTAGTTTTAAGCGAAAACGGAGTCATCTCACTAGATTCAATTCACGATTATGTAATAAACTACATCCCCAAAAGAGATATTGAAAGAACCGAAAAAGAGGTAATAATGTCTGCACTAGTGAAGAATAACTTCAATATCTCCAAAACTTCAAGATTACTAGGAATTCATAGAAACACATTAACAAGAAAAATAAAAAAGTATGGAATACTCCTAAAGAGAAGATAA